The Streptomyces sp. V4I8 genome includes the window GCAGAAGATCGTCGCGGTCGGCGACTACGACGTGGACCTCGCGCTCGCCGACCACATGGTCGTCCTGAAGTACGAGGACCGTCCCGGTGTCGTCGGCACGGTCGGCCGCGTCTTCGGCGAGGCGGGCATCAACATCGCCGGCATGCAGGTCTCGCGTGCCGTCGCCGGTGGCGAGGCGCTGGCCGTCCTGACCGTCGACGACACGGTGCCGGCCAACGTGCTCACCGAGGTCGCCGAGGAGATCGGGGCGACGTCCGCCCGTGCGGTGAACCTGGCCTGAGGTCTCCGACACCTGAGGTCTCCGACACCTGAGGTCTCTCAAACGCCGGACGTGCTGAGGTTGCTCGGCGCGTCCGGCGTTTCGCATGCGCGCTCCCGCGCCTCGACCCGCCGCAGGGTGACCGCCGCCAGCACCGCCGCCCCCGCCAGCAGCACCGCCCCCGCGATCGCCGCCCCCTGCATCCCGCTGGTGAACGCCTCCCGCGCGACGCCGGCCAGCCCCGGGACCTGATCGGCGACCGCCAGCGCTCCGCCCAGCGTCTCGTGCGCCGCGTCCGGCGCCGACGCCGGGATCTCGTGGCGGTAGATCGCCGTACCGATCGAGCCGAGGACGGCCATGCCGAGGGCGCCGCCGAACTCGGCGCCGGTCTCCAGCAGGGAGGACGCGGAGCCCGCCCGTTCCACCGGGGCGGCGCCCATCGCGAGGTCCATGATCTGGGACATCACCGTGACGCCCCCGACGGCGATGACCGCGCACGCCGACAGCACCAGCCACAACGAGTCCGTACCGGCGAAGGACAGCAGCGCGAAACCCGCCGCCGAGATCGCGAAGCCCGCGGTCACGACGTAGGCACGGTTGACGCCCTTCTGCACCAGCTGGGTCGCGACCGGCCCCGCCGCTGCGATCGGCACCGACGGCAGCAGCGCCCACAGGGCCGCCTCCAGCGCGCCCATGCCGAGCACCGACTGCAGATACTGCGTGGTGAAGTAGGACGAGCCCATCACCCCGAACATGCAGACGAGGTTGAGGACCACGGAGGGCGCGAAGCCGCGTCCGCGGAACAGGGCCGGGGAGATCATCGGGGCCGTGGCCGTGCGCTGACGGTGGACGAAGAGCGCCGCGAACAGCAGGCCGACGGTGATCGAGACGACGTAGAGGACGTTCCAGCCCTCGGACGGGATCTCCTTCAGGCCGTAGACCACGGGAAGCACGGCGGCCATCGAGAGGGGCACGCTCAGCCGGTCGAAGCGGCCGGGCTCGGGGCTCTTCGACTCGGGCAGCAGCACCGGGCCGAGGATCAGCAGCAGGGCCATCGCGGGCAGGTTGACCAGGAAGACCGAGCCCCACCAGAAGTGCTCGACCAGGACCCCGCTCATCACCGAGCCGAGCGCGATCCCGGCCGTCATCACGCCGGACCACAGGCCGATCGCCTTCGCGCGCTGCGCCGGGTCGGTGAACATCGTGCGGAGTATGGCCATCGTCGCCGGCATCAGGGTCGCGCCGCCGACGCCGAGGACCGCGCGGGCCGCGATCAGCATCTCGGCGCTGTTCGCGTACGCCGCCATCAGCGAGGCGGTGCCGAAGGCGGCGGCGCCGATCAGCAGGAGACGGCGGTGGCCGATGCGGTCGCCCAGCGAGCCCATCGTCATCAGCAGGCCGGCCAGGACGAAACCGTAGATGTCGAAGATCCACAGCTGCTGGGTGCCGCTCGGCTCCAGGTCCGCGCTGATCGCCGGGATCGCGAAGTAGAGGACCGAGACGTCCATCGAGACCAGCAGCAGCGGAAGCATCAGGACGCCGAGGGCGGTCCATTCGCGGCGGCCGGCTCGGGCGGCGGGCGGGAGCGAGGGCGGGGTGGTGCTCGTCGGGTTCGTTGTCATGGCGGTGAATGTACGCGCGTCTTAAACGCTTGTCTAGAACGAACGTATAGGACGTGCGTGTAGGACGGGTGTATGGATCCGGAGTAGGGTGGTGCCATGGGACACCGTGAGGATCTGCTCGAAGGGGCCAAGCGCTGCCTGCTGGCGAAAGGCTTCGCGCGCACGACCGCGCGCGACATCGTCAAGGAGTCGGGGACCAACCTGGCGTCTATCGGCTACCACTACGGCTCGAAGGACGCGCTGCTCGCGCAGGCGTACGTCGAGATGGTGGAGGGGATGTCCGACGCCTTCGAGGGTGGTGGCGAGTTGCGTGGGGAGCCCGGCTCCATCGAGCGGTTCGCCGAAGTGTGGTCGAACATCATCGGCACCATGCGGGAGCCCGGCTCGATGTGGCGGCTCAGCATGGAGATCGTGGTCATGGGCGACCAACTGCCCGAAGTGCGGGAGCATCTGGCGCGGGCCCAGCGGGAGGGTGCGCGCGGCATCGTCACGCTCTTCCACGGGGGGCGCGAGGAGGATGTTCCGGAGGAGACCGTGGACACCCTCGGCTACTTCTACCTGACCGTGATGATGGGCGTCATGGCGCAGTGGACCTTCGACCCGAAGACCGCTCCGGAGGCCGATCAGCTGGCGGAAGGCCTCCGTCAGGTGATCGAGGCTGCTACCCGGAAATGACGCGCCCCTCGCGCATCTCGATCGTCCGGTCCGCGAAATGCCGTACGACAGCCCGGTCGTGGCAGATGAACAGGTAGCCGAGGCCGAGGTCGTCCTGGAGGTCGGCGAGCAGGTTCAGCACGCCGGCGCGGACCGACGGGTCGAGGGCCGAGACCGGCTCGTCCAGGACCAGCAGGCGTGGTTCGGACGCCAACGCGCGGGCGATTCCGGCGCGCTGGCACTGACCGCCGGAGAGTTCGTGCGGGAGGCGGTCGCCGTACGACGGGTCGAGGCCCACCCGGTCGAGGAGTTCGGCGACGCGGGCGGGACCGTCGGCGGCGCTCCAGCGGCCCTGCATCTTCAGTGGTTCCGCCACCGCGTCGCGGATGCGGTGGCGGGGGCTCAGTGATCCGTACGGGTCCTGGAAGACGGGCTGCATGCGCGGGCGGAGCGGGCGCAGCTCGCGTTCGGTGAGGGTCGTCAACTCCCGGCCCTCGAAGAGGACTTCACCTGCGTCCGGACGGCGCAGCTGGAGGACCGCCAGGGCCGTGGAGGACTTGCCGCAGCCGGAGGGGCCGTTGAGAGCGAGGGTTTCGCCGGGGGCCAGGGTGAAGGAGAGGTGGTCGACGGCCGTGACGTCGCCGTAGCGGACGACGAGGTCACGGACGTCGAGCAGGGCGTCACTCATGGAACAACTCCGTTGCGATGGACGGGAGTTCGCGCCCGCGGTGGCAGGCGACCAGGCGTCCCCCCACCTCCTGCGGCTCCGGTTCCTCCGTACGGCAGGCGTCCGCCGCGAGGGGGCAGCGCGGGGTGAAGGCGCAGCCCGCGGGGAGTGCGCCCGGGGCGGGTGGGGTGCCGCGCAGGGCGGGGAGACGGCGGCCGGGGGGTGCGTGCTGGGGGAGGGAGGCCAGCAGGCCCGCCGTGTAGGGGGCCCGGGGGCGGGCCAGCACCTCGTCCGCCCGGCCGAGCTCGGTGAGGCGTCCGGCGTACATGACCAGCACGCGGTCCGCGTGGTCCCGTACGACGTCCATGTCGTGGGTGACCAGCACGAGCGCGGCGCCCACGGCCTCCCGCTGCTCGGCGAGCACCCGCAGCACCTGGTCGCGGTGCTCCTCGTCCAGGGCGGTGGTGGGCTCGTCGGCGACGACGATGTCGGGTTCGTTGATGGTCGCCATGGCGATGACGGCGCGCTGCCGCATGCCGCCGGAGTACTCGTGCGGATACGCCCGTGCCTTGCGGGCGGCGTCCGGGATGCCGACCCGGTCGAGCGCGGCGACCGCCCGGGCCCGGGCCTCCTTGCGGGAGACACGGGCCACCGACCGTACGGCGGCGGCGAGTTGGCCGCCCACCGGGTGTACGGGGGAG containing:
- a CDS encoding ABC transporter ATP-binding protein, coding for MPSDLLPSSNVLLSVRDLRIAFAGVEVVRGLSFDIRPREVLAIVGESGAGKSLTARALLGMLPRGATTSGTIEPDLAPHRGRRISLVPQDALSALSPVHPVGGQLAAAVRSVARVSRKEARARAVAALDRVGIPDAARKARAYPHEYSGGMRQRAVIAMATINEPDIVVADEPTTALDEEHRDQVLRVLAEQREAVGAALVLVTHDMDVVRDHADRVLVMYAGRLTELGRADEVLARPRAPYTAGLLASLPQHAPPGRRLPALRGTPPAPGALPAGCAFTPRCPLAADACRTEEPEPQEVGGRLVACHRGRELPSIATELFHE
- a CDS encoding MFS transporter translates to MTTNPTSTTPPSLPPAARAGRREWTALGVLMLPLLLVSMDVSVLYFAIPAISADLEPSGTQQLWIFDIYGFVLAGLLMTMGSLGDRIGHRRLLLIGAAAFGTASLMAAYANSAEMLIAARAVLGVGGATLMPATMAILRTMFTDPAQRAKAIGLWSGVMTAGIALGSVMSGVLVEHFWWGSVFLVNLPAMALLLILGPVLLPESKSPEPGRFDRLSVPLSMAAVLPVVYGLKEIPSEGWNVLYVVSITVGLLFAALFVHRQRTATAPMISPALFRGRGFAPSVVLNLVCMFGVMGSSYFTTQYLQSVLGMGALEAALWALLPSVPIAAAGPVATQLVQKGVNRAYVVTAGFAISAAGFALLSFAGTDSLWLVLSACAVIAVGGVTVMSQIMDLAMGAAPVERAGSASSLLETGAEFGGALGMAVLGSIGTAIYRHEIPASAPDAAHETLGGALAVADQVPGLAGVAREAFTSGMQGAAIAGAVLLAGAAVLAAVTLRRVEARERACETPDAPSNLSTSGV
- a CDS encoding TetR/AcrR family transcriptional regulator encodes the protein MGHREDLLEGAKRCLLAKGFARTTARDIVKESGTNLASIGYHYGSKDALLAQAYVEMVEGMSDAFEGGGELRGEPGSIERFAEVWSNIIGTMREPGSMWRLSMEIVVMGDQLPEVREHLARAQREGARGIVTLFHGGREEDVPEETVDTLGYFYLTVMMGVMAQWTFDPKTAPEADQLAEGLRQVIEAATRK
- a CDS encoding ATP-binding cassette domain-containing protein, translating into MSDALLDVRDLVVRYGDVTAVDHLSFTLAPGETLALNGPSGCGKSSTALAVLQLRRPDAGEVLFEGRELTTLTERELRPLRPRMQPVFQDPYGSLSPRHRIRDAVAEPLKMQGRWSAADGPARVAELLDRVGLDPSYGDRLPHELSGGQCQRAGIARALASEPRLLVLDEPVSALDPSVRAGVLNLLADLQDDLGLGYLFICHDRAVVRHFADRTIEMREGRVISG